One Dreissena polymorpha isolate Duluth1 chromosome 9, UMN_Dpol_1.0, whole genome shotgun sequence genomic window carries:
- the LOC127846139 gene encoding uncharacterized protein LOC127846139, which translates to MEIQNWRRELDTPIEQGGLGAPGVPGEGGKFTSRDQLIQVVTSIIYTCSVGHAAANFKQYDENAFPLNYPSLLLGNSPSNKTERSEKDIIQAIESSRHLEIMATVKILSERSTMAL; encoded by the coding sequence ATGGAGATACAGAATTGGAGACGGGAGCTTGACACACCAATAGAGCAAGGCGGACTTGGTGCTCCTGGTGTTCCAGGTGAAGGTGGGAAATTTACATCACGTGACCAGCTGATTCAGGTCGTCACGAGCATCATCTACACGTGCAGTGTGGGGCATGCGGCGGCGAACTTCAAGCAGTATGACGAAAACGCCTTCCCCTTGAATTATCCATCACTGCTTCTCGGGAATTCTCCAAGCAACAAAACAGAACGTTCCGAGAAGGACATCATACAGGCGATCGAAAGCAGCCGACACCTGGAAATCATGGCGACCGTGAAAATTCTCAGCGAACGTTCAACCATGGCACTTTGA